From ANME-2 cluster archaeon:
CGTACCGCAGCAAGGCAGCGGATATCTATGGTGTTCCAGTCTCCGGCCCTGTTCAATGATACCGTATATAACAATGTGGCATACAGCCTGAAGGTACGCGGGATGGATAACCATACCATTGAGCACAAGGTCAGCCAGAGCCTTGCCCTGGTGGGACTTGAAGGTTACGGGAACCGAAAGGCTAAGACACTCTCCGGCGGCGAGGAACAGCGCATAGCGTTTGCAAGGGCCGTGGTGTTCGGGCCTGACCTGCTGCTGCTGGACGAGCCCACAGCTAACCTGGACCCTGCCAATGTGGCAAAGATAGAGGAGGTTATCAGGACCATTAACCGCGAACTGGATACGACTATCATCATCGCCACTCATCATATGAACCAGGTACGGCGGCTGGCTGACAGGGTGGGGATGCTGCTGGAGGG
This genomic window contains:
- a CDS encoding ATP-binding cassette domain-containing protein, with protein sequence MVLLEITGLRKTFGEKQVLRDINLEVERGEIFAMMGPSGTGKTTLLRILDLLEKPDTGHIKLDGMVMNGGQNNNRTAARQRISMVFQSPALFNDTVYNNVAYSLKVRGMDNHTIEHKVSQSLALVGLEGYGNRKAKTLSGGEEQRIAFARAVVFGPDLLLLDEPTANLDPANVAKIEEVIRTINRELDTTIIIATHHMNQVRRLADRVGMLLEGELIETGRVEDVFAGAADDRTRAFIEGEMVC